A single window of Dendropsophus ebraccatus isolate aDenEbr1 chromosome 5, aDenEbr1.pat, whole genome shotgun sequence DNA harbors:
- the LOC138792207 gene encoding zinc finger protein OZF-like: MMEDQPPLTSPDGSRRRNPAERCPRPLYSQDCPEGNHRIKEEEEEEERMRSDPRCMSEVKEEETPGAATPENPSNAADGNFVLSLKFKVDDEDVFQLPSRKTRRAINVYPGRRTISLSYNLHNHAEPSPDPSPVVTTRTDLSYNPPNLRKPSHPSQRINTSIDLLYNPNREEPSPDPSLVVTTRTDQKDQKRFHCDECGKVFTKHSDFLMHRRSHTGEKFSCSLCGKCFTDDSELVTHERLHIAENPYSCSECGKSFAQKSDLVKHQESHLKKRPYPCPECGQWFTSKMNLLVHKRSHPREVQYSCSECGKSFTSKCYLVCHEKSHKGKQEYSCSECGKDFVSNSNLVRHKRVHKLEKPYSCSVCGKGFSFKTGFVIHERSHTREKPYSCSECEKCFSRKSHLVRHQKLHTGV, translated from the exons atgatggaggatcagccgcccctcacatcaccgg atggatccaggaggagaaatccagcagagagatgtccccgtcctctgtattcccaggactgtccggaGGGAAACCACAGGattaaagaggaagaagaagaagaagagaggatgaggagcgatccccggtgtatgagtgaggtgaaggaggaggagacgccgggAGCTGCTACCCCAG AAAATCCCAGTAATGCGGCTGATGGGAACTTCGTGTTGTCACTAAAATTTAAAGTAGATGATGAAGATGTCTTTCAGCTCCCCTCAAGAAAAACCCGCCGGGCCATTAATGTATATCCAGGACGTCGCACTATAAGTCTATCATATAATCTCCATAATCATGCGGAACCTTCTCCTGACCCATCACCGGTTGTTACCACAAGGACCGATCTATCGTATAATCCCCCTAATCTCAGGAAACCTTCCCACCCATCACAGCGTATTAACACAAGTATAGATCTATTGTATAATCCCAATCgtgaggaaccttctcctgacccATCACTGGTTGTTACCACAAGGACAGATCAGAAAGACCAGAAAAGGTTTCATTGTGATGAATGTGGGAAAGTGTTTACAAAACACTCAGATTTCTTAATGCACagaagaagtcacacaggggagaagtttTCATGTTCactatgtgggaaatgttttacagatgACTCGGAGCTTGTTACACATGAGAGGCTGCACATAGCAGAGAATCCctattcatgctcagaatgtggaaagAGTTTTGCTcaaaaatcagatcttgttaaacatcaggaATCTCATTTAAAAAAGAGGCCGTATCCATGTCCTGAGTGTGGGCAATGGTTTACATCAAAAATGAATCTTCTTGTACATAAAAGAAGTCACCCAAGAGAAGTACAGtactcatgttcagaatgtgggaaatcttttacaTCAAAATGTTATCTTGTTTGTCATGAAAAAAGTCACAAAGGAAAGCAAGAGTactcatgctcagaatgtggaaaagaTTTTGTAAGTAATTCAAATCTTGTTCGGCATAAAAGAGTTCACAAACTGgaaaagccatattcatgttcagtatGTGGGAAAGGTTTTTCGTTTAAAACTGGGTTTGTTATCCACGAGAGAAGTCACACAagagagaagccgtattcatgttcagaatgtgagaaatgtttttcaCGTAAATCACATCTTGTTAGACATCAGAAACTTCACACAGGGGTGTAA